Proteins encoded in a region of the Cheilinus undulatus linkage group 8, ASM1832078v1, whole genome shotgun sequence genome:
- the pnisr gene encoding arginine/serine-rich protein PNISR — translation MWDQGGQPWPQWPLSQQQWMQSFQHQQDPGQVDWAALAQAWIAQKESTGGEQPNIQPNGQEIPGLDNVGQSNHGTFQGDPAFGRMWQPEWGMHGQPPPPPPPDQAWIPPGSGPMDVVNPSEDSNSQDSVEFNSEAHHGVYPQNSHGYGAQPDSYAMAPMAMNQFDYQHGAASSFPPAPTGFHPPYWQGPPQNRRDARPPGFRDRPRSPIQLPVKQEAPAPLDAVKRRTLPAWIREGLEKMDREKQKKLERERMEKERAQIAKDDGKDQEADQEGDGPRIPRKSKFDSDDEGNDDNEDEEKMPIKKEFSGRSPSPPVEDSEPEMTDEEKEFQLMIITKTLLTEILLEVTNEEIQHVAKETHRKATRAPAKQLAQSSALASLTGLSGLGDYGSDESEDEDERSVRGSESSDTDEEELRHRIREKQDAFRRKEREMLQLQEKLAQDAVLAREEMVKERLMREKGEYDEGQPENPHKQEVKDREAEPSIERRRSRSEKEGSETKHSGRGRERSGRGNSESPANGHSSSSRSTSSRSSHRSSSSSSSSSASSRSSSRSSSPRRKRRRSRSSSRKARRRSRSRSHSSHRHRSERSEKGRDRRRSSAERSGHRKKDRSDSRERRSRRSRSRSRERDRGRARARDSRSRSRDREKEKERDKERKRSRDRRDSSHSRSKHKQKASSKDTEKREGRRERSHSHEKDKKKKDKDKDREKDSEKKKDKPKSKEKEKGSTVPAEENGKSKKRKESDSWTDSQNDKHSRQESKARKKGSAKASKRRSDSDSSRSPTPEVSKEKKSKKSKRSRSRSTEKSHKSGKKASRKHKSKSRSRSASPSRRSRR, via the exons GTCAAGTGGATTGGGCTGCCCTGGCACAGGCATGGATTGCTCAAAAGGAGTCAACAGGAGGGGAACAGCCAAACATTCAGCCTAATGGCCAAGAAATCCCAGGCCTTGATAATGTTGGACAGAGCAACCATGGCACCTTCCAGGGTGACCCAGCATTTGGCAGGATGTGGCAGCCAG AATGGGGGATGCATGGccagccccctcctcctccaccccctgACCAGGCCTGGATCCCTCCAGGGTCAGGACCAATGGATGTTGTGAACCCCAGTGAGGACAGCAACAGCCAGGACAGTGTGGAGTTCAACTCTGAAGCCCACCATGGGGTTTACCCCCAGAACAGCCATGGGTATGGGGCACAGCCCGACAGCTACGCCATGGCCCCCATGGCCATGAACCAGTTTGATTATCAG cATGGAGCTGCCTCGTCCTTCCCTCCTGCACCCACGGGCTTCCACCCCCCTTACTGGCAGGGTCCACCTCAGAACAGACGAGATGCAAGACCACCTGGCTTCAGAGATCGACCCAGATCCCCCATCCAGCTCCCTGTCAAACAGGAAGCCCCAGCACCATTAG ATGCTGTAAAAAGGCGCACACTACCTGCGTGGATCCGAGAGGGCCTGGAAAAGATGGACAGAGAGAAGCAGAAGAAGCTGGAGAGAGAGCGAATGGAGAAGGAGCGTGCACAAATAGCAAAAGATGATGGCAAAGATCAGGAAGCAGACCAGGAGGGTGATGGACCACGTATTCCTCGCAAGAGTAAATTT GACAGTGATGATGAGGGGAATGATGACAATGAGGATGAAGAAAAGATGCCCATAAAGAAAGAGTTTTCTGGTCGTAGCCCATCGCCTCCTGTAGAAGACAGTGAACCTGAAATGACCGATGAGGAGAAGGAATTCCAGCTG ATGATAATCACTAAAACTCTTCTGACTGAGATCCTTCTTGAAGTCACTAATGAAGAGATCCAGCATGTAGCCAAAGAGACTCATCGGAAAGCTACTCGAG CTCCTGCAAAACAGCTGGCACAGTCAAGTGCACTGGCTTCTCTGACCGGTCTCA GTGGGCTTGGTGACTATGGTTCAGATGAgagtgaggatgaggatgagcgCAGCGTGCGAGGGTCTGAATCCTCTGACACTGACGAGGAGGAGTTGCGCCACCGCATCCGGGAGAAGCAGGATGCTTTCCGCCGCAAAGAGCGGGAGATGCTGCAGCTGCAAGAAAAACTTGCACAAGATGCTGTGCTTGCACGTG aAGAGATGGTGAAGGAGAGATTGATGAGAGAAAAGGGTGAATATGATGAGGGCCAGCCAGAGAATCcgcacaaacaggaagtaaaagaCAGGGAGGCGGAGCCCTCAATAGAGAGGCGTAGGTCCCGTAGTGAGAAGGAGGGTAGTGAGACTAAGCATTCAGGCAGAGGCAGAGAGCGATCAGGACGAGGCAACAGCGAGTCTCCAGCCAATGGTCACAGTAGCAGCTCACGCTCCACCTCCAGCCGCAGCAGCCATCGTTcttcgtcctcctcctcctcttcctcagcatCTTCTCGCAGTTCATCTCGATCCTCCTCCCCGAGAAGGAAAAGGAGGCGTAGCCGTTCCTCATCCCGTAAAGCTCGCCGGCGCAGTCGTAGCCGCAGCCACAGCTCCCACAGGCATCGTAGTGAGCGTAGTGAGAAGGGCAGGGACAGGAGACGAAGCAGTGCTGAGAGATCAGGCCACCGAAAGAAAGACCGTAGTGATTCCAGGGAGCGTAGGAGTCGCAGAAGTAGATCTAGatcaagagagagagacaggggcAGAGCCAGGGCTAGAGACAGCCGTAGTCGCAGCAGAGACAGggagaaggaaaaagaaagagataaagagaggaaaaggagcAGAGATCGCAGAGACAGCAGTCACAGCCGcagcaaacacaagcagaaGGCCTCCAGCAAAGATACAGAGAAAAGGGAAGGGAGGAGGGAAAGGAGTCATAGCCATGAAaaagacaagaagaaaaaagacaaagacaaggaTAGAGAAAAGGattcagagaagaagaaagacaaaCCAAAGtctaaagagaaagaaaaaggaagcaCAGTTCCTGCAGAGGAAAATGGCAAATCtaagaaaaggaaagagagTGACTCCTGGACAGATTCCCAGAATGACAAGCACTCACGGCAAGAAAGCAAAGCTAGGAAAAAGGGCTCCGCCAAAGCTAGCAAGAGACGCTCAGACTCTGACTCTAGTAGATCCCCAACCCCTGAAGTTAGTAAGGAAAAGAAGTCTAAAAAATCCAAACGTAGTCGCTCCCGGTCTACGGAAAAATCTCACAAGTCTGGTAAGAAGGCAAGCCGCAAACACAAGTCTAAGTCGCGATCAAG GTCAGCCTCCCCCTCCCGTCGTAGCAGGCGCTGA
- the coq3 gene encoding ubiquinone biosynthesis O-methyltransferase, mitochondrial isoform X2, giving the protein MYSNKFCRLMLGLYSRKHSAVCGVVHGSSPGRSGFSWTAVCKQRALWLQRSDRLRSQPQPVTCQISARSASYTTVDPDELRRFKALANKWWDEQGEFAALHAMNDLRVPFIRDNLLSMHRARHPGKPLAGLKILDVGCGGGLLTEPLGRLGAKVLGIDPVEDSISTAQLHSSFDPDLQDRVSYRACSLEELSAEEEGGLEEQVTAQFDAVVASEVVEHLADLETFAFCCSQVLKLSRFCASYPAGPTTGRSSSAQWSWSVSWSQMVSQCSLWRECCTTQYQEPGAGLTAPPLTTPSMLSK; this is encoded by the exons ATGTACTCCAATAAGTTTTGCCGCCTCATGTTAGGGCTGTACAGCCGGAAACACAGCGCTGTCTGCGGGGTCGTTCACGGTTCTTCTCCCGGACGGAGCGGGTTCAGCTGGACCGCGGTGTGTAAACAGAGagcactgtggctgcagaggaGTGACCGTCTGAGGAGCCAGCCACAACCAGTGACATGTCAAATAAG TGCTCGGTCAGCCTCCTACACCACAGTGGACCCCGATGAGCTGAGGAGGTTCAAGGCACTGGCCAACAAGTGGTGGGATGAGCAGGGAGAATTTGCAGCTCTTCATGCCATGAATGACCTGAGGGTGCCTTTTATACG TGACAACCTGCTGAGCATGCACAGAGCGCGGCATCCTGGGAAGCCTCTTGCGGGACTCAAAATCCTAGATGTCGGCTGTGGAGGAGGCCTGCTAACAGAA CCCCTAGGTCGTCTGGGAGCTAAAGTTTTGGGCATTGATCCAGTGGAAGACAGCATCAGCACAGCCCAGCTGCATTCATCCTTTGACCCAGACCTGCAAGATCGAGTGAGCTACAGGGCCTGCAGTCTGGAGGAGCTCTCagcagaagaggagggaggactGGAGGAGCAAGTAACAGCCCAGTTTGATGCTGTTGTTGCATCTGAGGTGGTGGAACATCTGGCTGACCTGGAAACATTTGCCTTCTGCTGCAGTCAAGTGCTAAAG CTGAGCAGATTCTGCGCATCGTACCCAGCGGGACCCACGACTGGGAGAAGTTCATCAGCCCAGTGGAGCTGGAGCGTATCCTGGAGTCAA ATGGTTTCTCAGTGCAGTCTGTGGAGGGAATGCTGTACAACCCAGTATCAGGAGCCTGGAGCTGGACTAACAGCACCGCCATTAACTACGCCCTCCATGCTGTCAAAGTGA
- the coq3 gene encoding ubiquinone biosynthesis O-methyltransferase, mitochondrial isoform X1, which yields MYSNKFCRLMLGLYSRKHSAVCGVVHGSSPGRSGFSWTAVCKQRALWLQRSDRLRSQPQPVTCQISARSASYTTVDPDELRRFKALANKWWDEQGEFAALHAMNDLRVPFIRDNLLSMHRARHPGKPLAGLKILDVGCGGGLLTEPLGRLGAKVLGIDPVEDSISTAQLHSSFDPDLQDRVSYRACSLEELSAEEEGGLEEQVTAQFDAVVASEVVEHLADLETFAFCCSQVLKPGGSLFITTINKTNLSYVFGIVVAEQILRIVPSGTHDWEKFISPVELERILESNGFSVQSVEGMLYNPVSGAWSWTNSTAINYALHAVKVRDDLQADYAEENNSQKDHSAATHS from the exons ATGTACTCCAATAAGTTTTGCCGCCTCATGTTAGGGCTGTACAGCCGGAAACACAGCGCTGTCTGCGGGGTCGTTCACGGTTCTTCTCCCGGACGGAGCGGGTTCAGCTGGACCGCGGTGTGTAAACAGAGagcactgtggctgcagaggaGTGACCGTCTGAGGAGCCAGCCACAACCAGTGACATGTCAAATAAG TGCTCGGTCAGCCTCCTACACCACAGTGGACCCCGATGAGCTGAGGAGGTTCAAGGCACTGGCCAACAAGTGGTGGGATGAGCAGGGAGAATTTGCAGCTCTTCATGCCATGAATGACCTGAGGGTGCCTTTTATACG TGACAACCTGCTGAGCATGCACAGAGCGCGGCATCCTGGGAAGCCTCTTGCGGGACTCAAAATCCTAGATGTCGGCTGTGGAGGAGGCCTGCTAACAGAA CCCCTAGGTCGTCTGGGAGCTAAAGTTTTGGGCATTGATCCAGTGGAAGACAGCATCAGCACAGCCCAGCTGCATTCATCCTTTGACCCAGACCTGCAAGATCGAGTGAGCTACAGGGCCTGCAGTCTGGAGGAGCTCTCagcagaagaggagggaggactGGAGGAGCAAGTAACAGCCCAGTTTGATGCTGTTGTTGCATCTGAGGTGGTGGAACATCTGGCTGACCTGGAAACATTTGCCTTCTGCTGCAGTCAAGTGCTAAAG CCAGGTGGCTCACTCTTCATCACTACTATTAATAAAACCAACCTGTCATACGTGTTTGGCATTGTTGTAGCTGAGCAGATTCTGCGCATCGTACCCAGCGGGACCCACGACTGGGAGAAGTTCATCAGCCCAGTGGAGCTGGAGCGTATCCTGGAGTCAA ATGGTTTCTCAGTGCAGTCTGTGGAGGGAATGCTGTACAACCCAGTATCAGGAGCCTGGAGCTGGACTAACAGCACCGCCATTAACTACGCCCTCCATGCTGTCAAAGTGAGAGATGATCTGCAGGCTGACTACGCTGAGGAAAACAACTCTCAAAAAGACCACTCTGCAGCCACACACAGCTGA